ATAAGAGACACCATCGCTTCTGGACGCTCAGCCCCCGCTTTGCGCGGAGAGCCACCGATCAGTAAATTGATCTTCCCGTCTCCGTAGAGCATAATGAATTAACAAGACAAATGTTTTTTACCTTCCTGCTCAGAATGACCCACCGTACAGGACTCCGCTGATGAACTCACCCCGTTTACGTTCCCTGAAATTTCTATTGCCGCTGTGCTGCCTGCTTTTGCTGCTTGTGACTTCTGCCCGGGCTGAGCATGAAGGCAAGATTCAAATCCTGCTGCTGGGTGACAGCACTACAGAGGGCAGCATTCCCCGCCGGTTGAAACCGGAAGGACCGCATCTGGAATCCGTCATCGAACAACTGCTGGCCGCGGAAGGCGATCTGCCGGCCTGTCATGTGATCAACTCCAGCTTGAGCGGCGAATACATCAAGCGGCTGTTTGATTCGGGCCGCTACGATCGGGATGCGGCCAAGCTGCCGGGCGTGGATTATATCTTCATCCGCTATGGGCTGAATGACCGGGCGAAGCGGGAGGACTTCACGGAGAACTTCCCCAAAGATTTCCATGCGCTGCTGGACCGTCTGCGCAAAGACCATCCCCAGGCGGTGCTGATTCCCATGACGGTGATTCCGTTTGCCAATGAAGAGGTGAGCAAAGAGATCAACGCTCTGATCTTCGGCGTTGCGAAAGCAGAGGGGCTGGAAGTGTTTGACATTTATCCACGGTATGCTGCTGAGCTCAAACAGGGCTTTAACATGCTCAACTACCGCCGCTATCCGGTGGAAAAGGTTCCCGAAAAATATCAGGCTCTGGTCAAACCCTTTATCTCGGGAGGCCGGGTAGTCGTGATGGCTAATGAGCTCGATCCGATCCTGGGACATCTGCCCGGCTGGTACTCGGACCGGCACCCGAATCTGGCAGGTTATAATGTGATCGCTGACGAAACCGCGAAATATCTCGCACCTAAACTGCGGGCCCGCAAACCGGCGCAGGAATCAAAACCGTAATTCACCGAGGATTAGAGGAAATCGACGATGCGAAATTCGATGCCACCTGTTTTAGCCAGCCTGATTCTGTTTGCAACACTGTTTTTCATGGCGACACATGGCGAATGCGGGCTCTCCGCAGGAGCAGCCACGGTCGATGTGACGCCGCCTACGTTGCCCGCGATTCAGAACGGGTTGTTTCTGGAACAGAATCAGGACAAAGTCCTGGATCGACTCAAAGCCCGCTGTTTTATCCTGCAGAATGACAGGGCGGCGATCGCCATCGTCGTCGTCGATTCCTGTATGATTCCCCGCGATGTCTGCGAACGGGCCAAAGTGCTGGCCAGCAAACAGACCGGCATTCCCATTCATCGGATGCTGATCGCCTCCACGCATACGCACTCTGCTCCCAGTGTGATGAACTTTTGCCTGGG
This Gimesia chilikensis DNA region includes the following protein-coding sequences:
- a CDS encoding SGNH/GDSL hydrolase family protein; this encodes MNSPRLRSLKFLLPLCCLLLLLVTSARAEHEGKIQILLLGDSTTEGSIPRRLKPEGPHLESVIEQLLAAEGDLPACHVINSSLSGEYIKRLFDSGRYDRDAAKLPGVDYIFIRYGLNDRAKREDFTENFPKDFHALLDRLRKDHPQAVLIPMTVIPFANEEVSKEINALIFGVAKAEGLEVFDIYPRYAAELKQGFNMLNYRRYPVEKVPEKYQALVKPFISGGRVVVMANELDPILGHLPGWYSDRHPNLAGYNVIADETAKYLAPKLRARKPAQESKP